The sequence GCTTCAGCGCTGGCGGACAGCGGCTCTGGCTTTTGCAATACGATGTCGGCTAGCCGTTCGCCCTGCAGTTTCAACATCTTCACCTCGACCCATTTATCAATAAGCGAACTCACGCGTGCGTCGAATTGTCCTTTATAGGCCACGAAAGCGATCAGCACGCCAATACTAAAATTTCCCGCCATAATCAGTTTCGCACCGAGACTGATGATCAGGATATTTTCAATGCCGAAGATCATGCCGTTGAGCGACTTATAAAGCAGGTTGAGTTTTTGGGTGCGCAGATCGGCATTGATCTGATCGACCAGCAGCCCTAGCCATCCCACCCGCCGCGCATCGCCGCGCTGAAACAGCTTGATGGTTTTAACGCCTCGAATGGTCTCGAGAAAATGCGTCTGCTGAACTGCCGCGTGCACAATTTGTTCTTCGGTCGCACGCCGTAACGGCGCAAACCAGGCCCAGCGCACCAGTCCGTATAATCCCATCGCAGCCACCGCAATCCAGGCCAGCAAAGGGCTGTAGAGAAACATCAATGCCAGCGTCAGCGTCGTCATAACGCCATCCAGCAATGCTTCCAGAAACGAGATCGTCAGCGTGCGCTGGATAGCGCCAACGGCACCGAAACGCGAGACAACATCGCCCAGATGCCGCTTCTGAAACCAATCAACCGGCAAGCGTAACAAATGAGACAGAACGTTACCTTGCCATTGCACATTGAGCGTGGTGCTCATGTACATCGTTGCCCAGCTGCGGACCAGGCCAATCAATTGCTGCAGCACCAACAGGAAGCCGAATCCCAGTGCCAGCGTTACCAGCAAATCATGATCGGACGAGACCAGTACATTATCGATCACCCATTGCATAAAGAACGGACTGACCAACGCGAACGCTTCAAGGGCCAGTGACAGTAAAATAATCTGGCCGAACGAACGATACAGGCCGCTGACTTGCCCCAACAAATCGCGTAAGCGTATGCGCTGGGTTTCTTGCGCAGGTTTAAAGCCGGGATCTGGCCAACATTCCAGCGCTACGCCGGTGAAAGCATTGGACACTTCTTCGCGCGAACAGGTCCTTATTCCTGTTGCCGGATCGTGTATCGTCACGCTCCGACGCCCGACTTTTTGCAGGACTACAAAATGATTAAAATTCCAATGCAGGACGCACGGCAAACGCAACTGATCCAGCGCATCAAGATCAAGCTTGACCGGGCGCGACGCCAGCGATAGTTGTGCCGCGACGTGGATCAGATCGCGTAATGTCGATCCTTTTAATGAAACCGGAAAGCGTTGCCGTAACGACGCTAAATCGCTCCGATAACCGTGGTAGGAAGCCACCATCGCCAGACACGCGAGGCCACATTCGGCACGTTCGGTTTGCAATATCAGCGGTAGCGAAGCGGTGAATCCAAAAGACAGCGGGGCCGCCATCGTTAATAAATTTTCATCAGCGTTTTCCTGTCAGGGTGTATAAGGGCGCGAGCACCCATTCGTACAGATGTCTTTTTTCCTGCGCGATATCGGCCTCCAGAGACATGCCGGCTAATAACGGCTGCGGCGTGCCATAGGCGACGACGGATTGGGCCTGCAATTGCACGGTGATGCGATACAACGGCTCCTTGCCACTGCTTTCCGGCTCGCCCAGTTCGCGGCCTGACAAGGCCGTTAATGCCACCGCTTCAATCGTGCCGCGCTGATGCCCAAATTTTTGATAGGGATAGGCTTGATAGCGCAACATAACCTGATCGCCGGCGTGCACAAAGCCGATTGCGCGGCTGGGTGCATACAGTTCAGCCCGTAAGCGCGCACCGCTTGGCACAATGCTGAGCAACGGTCGCGTGACGTCTACCGTTTGTCCCACTTCGGCCAAAGCGGTGGTGACTCGACCCGCCTGCGGCGCGGTAATGACAAGCCGCCGTCGCGCCTCACTTTCGCTCAATTCCTGCGACGCACTACTTAAACTTCTCTCGATTGATGCCGACTGGTTTTGCTGCTGCAAGGACAGACTCCCGAGCGCGCTGCGCTGCGCCGCGAGTTCGATCACCATACCAATGCGATCACGCTCCAGACTTTGCTGACGATTGCGCTGATCCAACAGTTCTTCCTGCTTCTGTTGCCATTGTTCCTGAGAGATAAAATCCTGCTTCAGCAAGCCCAGATAACGCGCCTGCGTCAGTTGCGCCAATGCGACGCGGGCACGCTGACCGTCGATTTGGGCAGCCAGATTATGCTGTTCCAGATCCATGCCTGCGATTTTGCCGATTAACGCTGCGCGCTCTTGCTGCTGCAAACTGCGCATAGCCTGTAATTCTCCGCGCAGGCTGGCCTGCCGTTGCTTCACTGCGGCGCTGATCGCCGCCTGAGTGGGGCCGCCGGTACTGCTGTCGCGCTCACCGGACAAAACATATAACACCTGGCCAGCGCTGACATTGCTGTCCTCGGTTACCCGTTTTTCAACGACGATGCCGGGTTGCGACGCATAGACCTTAATAAAACCAGAGGTAGGAATTAATTGCCCCGCCACTGTGCTGTGACGTGTATAGCTCCCCAAACGCAACAAGGTCCCGAGCAATACCGCCAATATCAATGCACAAGCCGTGAGAACCGATAGCGACAATGGCCGGACCAATATGATTCCACCCAGATAGTTGGTCTGTTGTGCGGCTAGCGCTTGTTCTCGGAAAAGGGGCATAGGCAACGCGGGGCGGAATAAAGTAAAGGGAGTTGCGCCAGGGCGTTCTTTTGGCTCAGTACAAAAACGTTAGTCCCTATTAATATTGAGAAAATTTTTAATCGTTTAATCGTTTAATCCGATAATCAGACTCAATATTACCGCGCAACGTTTCCCTCTGGAAACAATATTTTTTTGCGTTTCAAAAAATCCGTTCCCTTTGCCAGACCTTCTTTTATGCGTGTCCAGCGAATCCGTGGATTAACTTAACGTGCTTCATGTACGTCTCACGATCCACCAAATTTATTCTATCTAAAACGATTAAATTTCCTTGTGGAAATATTTTTTTGTTGTATGCTAAGTCTATTGTTCGGCCGATGATCATAGACTTCAAGGACAAAATAGTACCGAGCGCAACCTTTTTGAGCGATCAGAAAAATGTCATCCATCGCGCGTGATTGCAACTGATCACGTCACGCATTATTACGCCGGATCACGGTGACCGATCTAATACATTGACATCTGGAAAAAAATTTCAAGTAAGCGAATAGCCTCTATAAGAAAGTCAACGGCATCAAAGCCAGGATAGTTTCTTCGCCACCTTGCGGGCAATCGGCAAGCGGCAAGCAGTAACAAACGGCAAAACGTTTACGGACAACAGTTTTTCAACCACCTAAAAGGTGAATATCATGAAGAATGGCAATCTAATCACGCTGCAAGCCACTGAACTTGATGCTGTTGCTGGAGGAGCAGCAAGTGCTAAGTCCATCTTGAATAACGTCGCCGATGGAGTGACCTCGATTGGACTTCCCGGACTTGGCAAGGACATCACCGGCACTCTTAATGCTGCTGGACAGGCTGTTCCCCTCCTGGATAAAAAGGTCTCCATCCCGGGGATATTGAACTGGGTGGCCCTCTAAACAAACGAGGCGTCACAGGTCAGCGGCTGACGGTTGAAACGCCAAAACGTATAACCGCCAATGCTGGCTAACGCATCTTGATATGCGCAATTGAGTCCGTCTGGCTCGGTGCCGAGCCGGGCGGGCTTATAGCTCAGCGGAGTTTTTTTCAGTCAATTGTGGCCCGCCGACATGCGTTACGCAGCAGCAATGGCTAAGGCTCTTGTAATCGAAAGATGTAGCAACCACCCAAAGGTAAAATTATGAACTGCGATAATCTTATCGAATTGAATTTTCCAGAAATTAACGCTGTAGCTGGTGGTGCGGGAGCGTTATCAAATGCGCTAAATGGCGCTATCAAAGTAGTCGATCAGGTGACGAACAAAGTAACGTACGAGCTTAATGCTGCGGAACTCAGCGCTGATGAGGTGCTAACTGGCCTGGAAAGCGGCCTTAAAATTAGGTGACGGGCGTAAAAATGAGACTGAATGCCTGCTTGCCCCGGCATGCATTCAGCATCAATGGGAACCTATCAGGGTTACTCGGCCACTGGACTTAAAAAGTTGATTTGCTCCAGATTTCGCATACCCGAATCCGGACCTCTCGAGATCGCAACACTCGTCCATCCCCGCATTCCGCGTCAGGCAACTTTGCTCAACGATATTCACTCGATATCGCCACGATCACTGCACAATATCGCACCCAATTCACGACAAAACGCTACACCGCTCCCAAGGCGCGTAAAATCGTGCATCAATCAGTTTATTGCGCGACCGCCAAGCCCTACACTATGACCATCCTGTTATCCACTCTCAACGCGCGATATTCGCACGCGTCGCTCGGTTTACGCTATCTCCAGGCCAACATGGGTGATTTGCAGGCGCAGACGCAACTTCACGAATTTGTCATCGGTGCAAAAACCACTGACATCGTCGAAAAACTGCTGGCCCATAAAGCCACCGACGGCAGCACCACCATAATCGGGTTTGGTGTCTATATCTGGAACATCGAAGAGTGCACAAAGGTGGTCGCCATGCTGAAATGCATCGCCCCCGAGATAGTGATCGTGCTGGGCGGGCCAGAAGTCTCGTACGAATCCGACCAGCAACAAATAGTGAAACTGGCGGATTATCTGGTAACTGGATGGGGCGACATCACCTTCCCTGACCTGTGCCAGCAGATTCTCAAGGGCCCTAAGCCGCTGATGAAAACGCACATCGGCAAACAGCCGCCTATGGAAGACATTACGCTGCCCTATTCTCTCTATAGCGACCACGATATCGCCCACCGCACGCTGTATGTAGAAGCT is a genomic window of Glaciimonas sp. PAMC28666 containing:
- a CDS encoding peptidase domain-containing ABC transporter, producing MAAPLSFGFTASLPLILQTERAECGLACLAMVASYHGYRSDLASLRQRFPVSLKGSTLRDLIHVAAQLSLASRPVKLDLDALDQLRLPCVLHWNFNHFVVLQKVGRRSVTIHDPATGIRTCSREEVSNAFTGVALECWPDPGFKPAQETQRIRLRDLLGQVSGLYRSFGQIILLSLALEAFALVSPFFMQWVIDNVLVSSDHDLLVTLALGFGFLLVLQQLIGLVRSWATMYMSTTLNVQWQGNVLSHLLRLPVDWFQKRHLGDVVSRFGAVGAIQRTLTISFLEALLDGVMTTLTLALMFLYSPLLAWIAVAAMGLYGLVRWAWFAPLRRATEEQIVHAAVQQTHFLETIRGVKTIKLFQRGDARRVGWLGLLVDQINADLRTQKLNLLYKSLNGMIFGIENILIISLGAKLIMAGNFSIGVLIAFVAYKGQFDARVSSLIDKWVEVKMLKLQGERLADIVLQKPEPLSASAEAEVSDALPATLEVRNVHFRYGEREADVLNGISFAVCAGESVAIAGPSGGGKTTLINILLGVLTPTEGEVLIGGRKLELVGLATLRGMVATVLQDDVLFAGSIADNICFFDPAADRDWIAECARLAAIHDDITVMPMAYNTLVGDMGTVLSGGQKQRVLLARALYKRPKILFLDEATSHLDIARERSVNDAVKSLNITRVIVAHRPETIASADRVMVLEDGRLTQRMQRTQRTQPARPA
- a CDS encoding HlyD family secretion protein, with translation MPLFREQALAAQQTNYLGGIILVRPLSLSVLTACALILAVLLGTLLRLGSYTRHSTVAGQLIPTSGFIKVYASQPGIVVEKRVTEDSNVSAGQVLYVLSGERDSSTGGPTQAAISAAVKQRQASLRGELQAMRSLQQQERAALIGKIAGMDLEQHNLAAQIDGQRARVALAQLTQARYLGLLKQDFISQEQWQQKQEELLDQRNRQQSLERDRIGMVIELAAQRSALGSLSLQQQNQSASIERSLSSASQELSESEARRRLVITAPQAGRVTTALAEVGQTVDVTRPLLSIVPSGARLRAELYAPSRAIGFVHAGDQVMLRYQAYPYQKFGHQRGTIEAVALTALSGRELGEPESSGKEPLYRITVQLQAQSVVAYGTPQPLLAGMSLEADIAQEKRHLYEWVLAPLYTLTGKR